The following coding sequences are from one Humulus lupulus chromosome X, drHumLupu1.1, whole genome shotgun sequence window:
- the LOC133804107 gene encoding glutaredoxin-C6, translating to MQGLRRCSNDVVHLDLGPTTTATTTTTTSGAVVVSSSSSSSLSIDDEESVETRIQRLISEHPVIIFSRSSCCMCHVMKKLLATIGVHPTVIELDDHEIPFLPSSPSASAGEDSSDNHHAFAAAPAVFIGGVCIGGLESLVALHLSGHLIPRLVEVGAL from the coding sequence ATGCAAGGCCTACGGCGGTGCTCAAACGACGTCGTCCACCTCGACCTGGGTCCAACCACAACCGCCACGACAACCACGACGACAAGCGGAGCCGTCGTTGTGTCGTCGTCGTCCTCTTCCTCGCTATCGATCGACGATGAGGAGTCGGTGGAGACCCGAATCCAACGCCTGATATCGGAGCACCCGGTGATCATCTTCAGCCGGAGCTCCTGCTGCATGTGCCACGTCATGAAGAAGCTCCTCGCCACCATCGGAGTCCACCCGACCGTCATCGAATTGGACGACCACGAGATCCCCTTCCTGCCTTCGTCTCCCTCCGCCTCCGCCGGAGAAGATAGCTCGGACAACCACCACGCCTTCGCCGCGGCTCCGGCTGTCTTCATCGGCGGCGTCTGCATCGGCGGCTTGGAATCTCTCGTCGCCCTCCACCTCAGCGGCCACCTCATCCCTAGGCTCGTCGAAGTTGGCGCTCTCTGA